The nucleotide window CGACAAACTCTACGTCTCTGGACAGGGCCCCGTCGACCCCGAAACGGGCGAAGTCATCGATGGAACGCCGGCGGAACAGACGAAGCGAACCCTCGAGAACGTCGAGGCGATTCTGGAGGCCGGCGGGTCGTCGCTTGCGGACGTGGTGAAAGCCACCGTCTTCCTCAAAGACATGCGCTACTACGACGAGGTGAACGAGGTGTACGGCGAGTACATGTCGGCACCGTATCCG belongs to Salifodinibacter halophilus and includes:
- a CDS encoding RidA family protein translates to DKLYVSGQGPVDPETGEVIDGTPAEQTKRTLENVEAILEAGGSSLADVVKATVFLKDMRYYDEVNEVYGEYMSAPYP